A genomic window from Winogradskyella sp. J14-2 includes:
- a CDS encoding RagB/SusD family nutrient uptake outer membrane protein, with amino-acid sequence MKKNVIYLSIVAIMALCFSCEEDFLDPERNTNVLTDVSITGAAGLNPDIIEGNLTGISGFMIEPFGVTGGRHYDIGQKGVDIWTDIVCGDASLSASAFGWYNATSNLLTTTDFTREENEIIWNYYFRIISVANSVIQTAGGNNPGDLDANTLRVNAQAKAYRAYAYFYLAQLFQTAYDPAEPILPLYNIDDINTAKVEASQIYDLIVSDLTFAIDNLDGYTRSAISEIDQSVAQGLLAYTYAAMGDYTNAKIQADAVIASGYPLATAGELAFPGAGSGFNSVNSANWVWGFDITADLGHQLINWWGQMDYFTYSYAWAGDTKSIDDLLFSQIPANDVRSTQFGTGAQALQPINKFFDPGRTPGGQFAITTDYIFMRVEEFYLLSAEAAAKTGNEAAAKARLQDLLSIRLGGAAAATSYLAPLSGSALVDEIYFQTRVEMWGEGKSYLAMKRNQATVTRGTNHVFRAGESFVYDSDEMSFQIPETEIINNPNISSQNN; translated from the coding sequence ATGAAAAAAAATGTAATTTACTTATCGATAGTAGCAATTATGGCCTTGTGCTTTAGTTGTGAAGAGGATTTCTTAGATCCAGAAAGAAATACTAACGTTTTAACAGACGTTAGCATTACCGGTGCCGCTGGTCTAAATCCAGATATTATTGAAGGAAACTTAACAGGTATCAGTGGATTTATGATTGAACCATTTGGTGTAACAGGTGGAAGACACTATGACATTGGTCAAAAAGGTGTGGATATATGGACGGACATCGTTTGTGGTGACGCCTCTTTATCAGCAAGTGCTTTTGGATGGTACAACGCAACATCTAATCTTTTAACAACTACTGACTTTACCCGTGAAGAGAACGAGATTATTTGGAACTACTATTTTAGAATTATCAGTGTTGCAAATTCTGTAATTCAAACAGCAGGTGGTAATAATCCGGGTGATCTAGATGCTAATACGCTTAGAGTTAATGCTCAAGCAAAAGCATATAGAGCTTATGCCTATTTTTATTTAGCACAGCTGTTCCAAACAGCCTATGATCCAGCAGAACCTATTTTACCTTTGTATAATATTGATGATATTAATACAGCAAAAGTTGAGGCTTCTCAGATTTACGATTTAATAGTAAGCGACTTAACGTTTGCAATTGATAATTTAGATGGTTATACGAGATCGGCTATAAGTGAGATAGATCAATCTGTTGCGCAAGGGCTATTAGCTTACACTTATGCTGCAATGGGTGATTACACAAATGCTAAGATTCAAGCTGATGCAGTTATTGCTTCGGGTTATCCTTTAGCAACTGCTGGAGAGCTTGCTTTCCCAGGTGCAGGATCTGGTTTTAATAGTGTAAACTCTGCTAATTGGGTATGGGGATTTGATATTACAGCAGACCTAGGTCACCAATTAATAAACTGGTGGGGACAAATGGATTACTTTACTTATAGTTACGCATGGGCTGGTGATACAAAATCTATAGACGATTTATTATTTAGCCAGATACCAGCAAACGATGTTAGATCAACGCAGTTTGGTACAGGTGCACAAGCATTACAGCCAATTAATAAATTCTTCGATCCAGGAAGAACTCCAGGTGGTCAATTCGCAATAACAACTGATTATATCTTTATGAGAGTTGAGGAATTTTATTTATTGAGTGCTGAAGCTGCTGCAAAAACTGGTAATGAGGCTGCAGCAAAAGCCCGTCTTCAGGATTTATTGTCGATTAGATTAGGTGGCGCTGCGGCAGCAACCTCATATTTAGCACCATTATCTGGTTCTGCACTAGTCGATGAAATATATTTCCAAACTCGAGTAGAGATGTGGGGTGAAGGAAAGAGTTATTTAGCCATGAAACGTAATCAAGCTACCGTAACACGTGGTACAAACCATGTATTTAGAGCAGGTGAATCGTTTGTTTATGATTCTGATGAAATGTCTTTCCAGATTCCTGAAACTGAGATTATTAATAATCCGAATATTTCATCTCAAAATAATTAA
- a CDS encoding S8 family serine peptidase, with product MKNLLLFILIVFSCLSFGQVTDSNLSEANRALLIQLNEQENERINRVQNFLQNHPNVKATLINDGFTLMHIHDVRNGKPIYRSTENLEAARATKTVELWTGGSLGLDLDGLGMTVGVWDGGPADDGHVEFENDAGTDTRMEIIDPVVVDGDTGFSSHGTHVAGTISANGTNPSARGMASRVNVKSFNWTNDSAEMTTEAGDLASPMLVSNHSYGVPINQGNGNQLDADFIGAYSSGAATVDNITRNNPKYLPVMSAGNSGNVSYPGGMFPGFDKLTGDKNAKNSLIVANANPIASEQPAFSGNYELTSLAINSGSSEGPTDDLRIKPDIAADGTNLLSPTPANGYSTFSGTSMSSPNTAGTLILLQQYYNQLFGEYMNSATLKSLVCHTAIDEFDVNPVNPNHTMGPDPVFGWGLLNARAAAQTIASANNSLAVIDELNLAQGDTYTFTFSAQAGSKLSATICWTDLPGPIANGPANDPTPRLVNDLDLRISDGTTTFLPWRLNFDPVNGFTTTKADNSVDNIERVDIEVPTNGMYTLTVSHKGNIQGGGAGPFDPGNQDFSLIITGNNLVLSVDENDLSRNLTVYPNPSKGEFTIAFESNLNSVDNTVKVDVYDLQGRLVYNNNFMNTASLFKETITLENAKAGVYMVNISEGNRTTSHKLIIQ from the coding sequence ATGAAGAATTTATTACTTTTTATTTTAATTGTTTTCAGTTGCTTGTCCTTTGGTCAGGTTACTGATAGCAATTTATCCGAGGCTAATAGAGCCCTTTTAATACAGCTGAATGAACAAGAGAATGAACGTATTAATAGAGTACAGAACTTTTTGCAAAACCATCCAAATGTTAAGGCAACATTAATCAATGATGGTTTTACATTAATGCACATTCACGATGTTAGAAACGGTAAACCTATTTACAGGTCTACTGAAAATTTAGAAGCAGCTCGAGCAACCAAAACTGTCGAACTTTGGACAGGTGGAAGTTTGGGGCTAGACCTAGATGGATTGGGTATGACCGTGGGCGTATGGGATGGTGGACCAGCAGATGATGGGCATGTTGAATTTGAGAATGATGCAGGAACAGATACTAGGATGGAAATTATTGATCCCGTAGTTGTTGACGGTGATACTGGCTTTAGCTCACACGGCACACATGTTGCAGGTACAATTTCTGCTAATGGTACTAACCCAAGCGCTAGAGGTATGGCTTCTAGAGTGAACGTAAAATCTTTTAATTGGACAAACGATTCTGCCGAAATGACAACCGAGGCCGGAGATTTAGCTAGTCCAATGTTAGTATCAAATCACTCGTATGGAGTACCAATAAATCAAGGAAATGGTAACCAGTTGGATGCAGACTTTATTGGTGCTTACTCTTCCGGTGCTGCTACGGTAGATAATATAACAAGAAATAATCCTAAATACTTACCTGTAATGTCTGCTGGTAATTCTGGAAATGTTTCTTATCCTGGCGGTATGTTTCCAGGATTCGATAAATTAACTGGCGATAAGAACGCTAAAAATAGTTTAATTGTAGCCAATGCTAATCCTATAGCGTCTGAGCAACCAGCTTTCAGTGGTAACTATGAATTGACGAGTTTAGCAATAAATTCAGGTTCTAGTGAAGGGCCAACAGACGATCTAAGAATTAAACCAGATATAGCTGCTGATGGTACCAATTTATTATCACCTACACCTGCGAATGGATACTCAACATTTTCTGGTACATCCATGTCTTCACCTAATACAGCGGGCACTTTAATCTTATTACAGCAATATTACAACCAGCTCTTTGGTGAATATATGAACTCTGCAACTTTAAAATCGTTAGTATGTCACACAGCTATAGATGAATTTGATGTTAACCCTGTAAATCCAAATCACACCATGGGTCCCGATCCCGTATTTGGATGGGGTTTACTCAATGCAAGAGCTGCAGCACAAACAATAGCCTCAGCAAATAATTCTTTGGCTGTTATAGACGAATTAAATTTAGCTCAAGGTGATACTTATACCTTTACATTTTCGGCACAAGCTGGATCAAAATTATCTGCCACCATCTGCTGGACAGACTTACCAGGGCCTATCGCCAATGGTCCTGCTAACGATCCGACACCAAGATTGGTGAACGATTTAGATTTAAGAATATCGGATGGTACAACAACCTTTTTGCCATGGAGATTAAATTTTGATCCCGTTAATGGTTTTACAACAACTAAGGCTGACAACTCAGTAGATAATATTGAAAGGGTAGATATAGAGGTTCCTACAAATGGTATGTATACACTAACAGTATCACACAAGGGTAATATTCAAGGTGGTGGTGCAGGACCATTTGACCCAGGAAATCAAGATTTTTCTCTTATAATTACGGGTAATAACCTTGTACTTAGTGTCGATGAAAACGATTTGTCAAGAAATTTGACCGTTTATCCTAACCCTTCTAAAGGCGAATTTACTATTGCATTTGAGTCTAATCTAAACAGTGTAGATAATACCGTTAAGGTAGATGTTTATGATCTTCAAGGTAGATTGGTTTATAATAATAATTTCATGAACACAGCTTCACTCTTTAAGGAGACAATTACTTTAGAAAACGCCAAGGCAGGTGTATATATGGTGAATATTTCCGAGGGTAATAGAACTACCTCCCATAAACTTATTATACAATAA
- a CDS encoding putative porin has protein sequence MRPKYLLTFIFYLFLVNIKAQVKLNSANARNSRDISDSTDIKRSRGFKDLATIDMYLQYATKVDTSIVDTTLTIQKEYKFNYLQKDNFGLMPFANIGQTYNSLTLNPININTNPLFGARARHFNYLESEDIRYYHVPTPWTRLTYKTAFEQGQMLDAFFTVNLSKQFNFSVAYKGLRSLGNYQNALTSTGNFRVTANYQTKNERYKAWVHVVMQDLLNQENGGIKDEDIENFTSGDEEFIDRSVFDMNFDNAENILEGKRFLLNHSFDIVNKKDSISNNRLTIVNEVSFQDKYFQYYQTSPSSNYFGDFFTNSINDKVTLEDFKTKAYLEYLNNALGEISFGINYTNINYGYDSVVLFPDDLIPNRIKADYLGVDASYTKKIKSILFKSIASLNLSDQFVGSYLDAELKIKLNDHIRISGGINVSSRLPNYNFLLYQSDYTNYNWYNLNNFKNVNTQQIRFNVESQKFFNASLDISNIENYTYFNLNEINNDGVRIIKPNQYSGPLQYLRLKLQREFKVGNFALDNTIMYQNISSDDEVLNVPTFITRNTLYYSNHIFKKAMQLQTGITFNYFTEYKMNGYDPVLAEFYTQNTTKIGGFPRLDFFINAKVRQTRIFFKAEHFNSSFTGYDYFSAPNHPFRDFTIRFGLVWDFFL, from the coding sequence ATGCGACCTAAATATCTTTTAACTTTTATTTTTTACCTTTTCTTAGTCAATATAAAAGCACAAGTAAAATTGAATAGCGCCAATGCCAGAAATTCTCGGGATATAAGCGATTCTACTGATATTAAAAGATCTAGGGGTTTTAAGGACCTTGCCACTATAGACATGTATTTGCAGTATGCTACAAAAGTAGATACCTCTATTGTGGACACTACTTTGACAATTCAAAAAGAATACAAATTCAATTATTTACAAAAAGATAATTTTGGTTTAATGCCTTTTGCCAATATAGGTCAGACGTATAATTCATTAACCCTTAATCCGATTAACATAAATACTAACCCCTTATTTGGCGCTAGAGCTAGACATTTTAATTATCTAGAAAGTGAAGATATAAGATATTACCATGTACCGACGCCATGGACAAGGCTCACATATAAAACAGCTTTTGAACAAGGACAAATGTTAGATGCTTTTTTTACCGTAAATCTATCAAAACAATTCAATTTTTCAGTAGCATATAAAGGTTTAAGGTCTCTAGGTAATTATCAAAATGCTTTAACCAGTACAGGTAATTTTAGGGTTACTGCTAATTATCAAACAAAGAATGAGCGTTATAAGGCTTGGGTACACGTTGTAATGCAAGACTTACTTAACCAGGAAAACGGAGGAATTAAAGATGAAGATATTGAAAACTTTACCTCTGGCGATGAAGAGTTTATAGACAGATCTGTCTTTGACATGAATTTTGACAATGCTGAAAACATCCTAGAAGGTAAACGTTTCTTATTGAATCATTCATTTGATATTGTTAACAAAAAAGACTCCATTAGCAATAATAGACTAACTATTGTCAACGAAGTTTCTTTTCAAGACAAATACTTCCAATACTATCAAACTTCACCATCAAGCAACTATTTTGGAGATTTCTTTACGAACAGTATTAATGATAAAGTCACATTAGAAGATTTTAAAACAAAAGCTTATTTGGAGTATCTTAACAATGCGTTGGGTGAAATTAGTTTCGGAATTAACTATACCAACATTAACTACGGATATGATAGTGTAGTTTTATTTCCAGATGACCTAATTCCTAATAGAATAAAAGCAGATTATTTAGGTGTTGATGCATCTTACACAAAAAAAATTAAATCCATACTTTTTAAAAGTATAGCAAGTTTGAATCTATCAGATCAGTTTGTTGGTAGTTATTTAGATGCTGAGCTTAAAATAAAACTTAATGACCATATCCGTATTTCAGGTGGGATTAATGTTAGCTCTAGATTACCAAATTATAATTTCCTATTATATCAAAGTGATTATACAAATTATAATTGGTACAATTTAAATAACTTTAAAAATGTAAATACACAGCAAATAAGATTTAATGTTGAATCTCAAAAATTCTTTAATGCGTCTCTAGATATCTCCAATATAGAGAATTATACATACTTTAATTTAAATGAAATTAACAACGATGGCGTTAGAATAATTAAGCCAAATCAATACAGCGGTCCATTACAATATTTAAGATTAAAATTACAAAGAGAGTTTAAGGTTGGTAATTTTGCATTAGATAATACAATCATGTATCAAAATATTTCAAGTGATGACGAAGTGTTAAATGTTCCGACCTTCATAACTAGAAATACACTCTACTATTCCAACCATATTTTTAAGAAGGCCATGCAGCTCCAAACAGGCATAACATTCAATTATTTTACTGAATATAAGATGAATGGATACGATCCTGTCTTGGCAGAATTTTATACGCAGAATACAACCAAGATAGGTGGTTTTCCAAGACTAGACTTTTTTATTAATGCAAAAGTGAGGCAGACACGTATTTTCTTCAAAGCGGAGCACTTCAATTCTTCATTTACAGGTTATGATTACTTCTCGGCACCCAACCACCCTTTTAGGGATTTTACAATTCGTTTCGGTTTAGTATGGGATTTTTTCTTATAG
- a CDS encoding helix-turn-helix domain-containing protein has protein sequence MNNNKELQLAWDFVNKSSRNIFLTGKAGTGKTTFLHKLKLKSPKRMVIVAPTGVAAINAKGVTIHSFFQLPFGPVLPDNMRSSKNGFKNKFSKTKINIIKSLDLLVIDEISMVRADLLDAIDKILRRYKDRNQVFGGVQVLMIGDLQQLSPVVRDNEWELLKPFYNNPYFFSSHAYQYCNPITIELKHIYRQDNPKFIEILNEIRSNRLSQNSIEELNKRFDSNFSPSENEGYIFLTTHNSKADQINNSELDKLSTKNVSYSAKVEGKYPEHSFPNEDKLVLNVGAQVMFIKNDSSPEKRYFNGKIGKVIHLDRDEVVVKCPDDDFTIITKPETWENITYKVDKETDAITEEKIGSYTQMPLRLAWAITIHKSQGLTFEKAVIDADGAFAHGQTYVALSRCKSLEGLVLKSKIDSRHIINDTNVLNFTKQAEENQPDETELKQSKSIFQLQLISEVFDFFQFIYPVNRILDIYYKNRGSIEGHLEQPLTSIKNRATNLLKVANTFKNQLKELAQDKLPENDQVIQERFKKAINYFSDETKSKIIDEYQNFSFSTDNKALDKDISKQLDTIEELIATKKLYFSELKDGFEVNKFLGLRAKSVFLTKDQPKKLRKTVIDVTTNIELFELLRTLRNTLAQEHDLIHYQIFTQKSLYEMCKTLPTTKKELLQVNGFGKLRVEKYGNDILSVIKDYCEDNGIDTSDVSQFQLVEEKKPKRKKGDTQKESLALFKEGKTIEEIAHLRELNENTIFGHLAKFIKSGEIKIYDLMPKAHYQELKKLIPKHSFDTLSDLKHQLDDKYSYGEIRLVLEELNS, from the coding sequence ATGAATAACAATAAAGAGTTACAGTTAGCTTGGGATTTCGTAAATAAAAGCAGTCGAAATATTTTTTTAACAGGTAAAGCTGGTACAGGAAAGACAACTTTTCTTCATAAGTTAAAATTAAAATCACCTAAAAGAATGGTTATTGTTGCTCCTACAGGTGTAGCTGCAATTAATGCTAAAGGTGTAACTATTCATTCATTTTTTCAATTGCCTTTTGGACCAGTATTACCTGATAATATGCGTTCAAGTAAAAATGGATTTAAAAATAAGTTCAGTAAAACTAAGATCAATATTATTAAATCTTTAGACTTATTAGTTATTGATGAGATTAGTATGGTTAGAGCTGATTTATTAGATGCTATTGATAAAATTCTGAGACGATATAAAGATAGAAATCAAGTTTTTGGTGGTGTCCAAGTTCTTATGATTGGTGATTTACAACAATTATCACCAGTTGTAAGAGATAATGAATGGGAATTGCTAAAACCATTTTACAACAATCCTTATTTTTTCAGTAGTCATGCTTATCAATATTGTAACCCAATAACTATTGAGTTAAAACATATTTATAGGCAAGACAATCCCAAATTTATTGAGATTTTAAACGAAATAAGATCTAATAGACTATCTCAAAATTCAATAGAAGAACTTAATAAACGTTTTGATTCAAATTTTTCACCTTCAGAAAATGAAGGCTATATATTTTTAACGACTCATAATAGTAAAGCTGATCAAATTAATAATTCAGAATTAGATAAACTTTCAACAAAAAACGTAAGTTATTCAGCTAAAGTAGAAGGTAAATATCCTGAACATTCTTTTCCTAATGAAGATAAATTAGTATTGAATGTAGGTGCACAAGTCATGTTTATTAAAAACGATAGCTCACCAGAAAAACGTTATTTCAATGGTAAAATTGGAAAAGTTATTCATTTAGACAGAGACGAAGTTGTTGTTAAATGTCCTGATGATGATTTTACAATTATTACAAAACCTGAAACTTGGGAAAACATTACCTACAAAGTTGATAAGGAAACAGACGCTATAACTGAAGAAAAGATTGGTAGCTATACTCAGATGCCTTTACGTTTAGCTTGGGCTATCACAATTCATAAAAGTCAAGGCTTAACCTTTGAAAAAGCTGTAATTGATGCAGATGGTGCCTTTGCCCATGGCCAAACTTACGTAGCCCTGAGTAGATGTAAATCTTTAGAAGGTTTAGTCTTAAAGAGTAAGATTGATTCTAGACATATTATAAATGATACTAATGTTCTTAATTTTACTAAACAAGCTGAAGAAAACCAACCAGATGAAACAGAATTAAAACAATCAAAATCTATATTTCAGCTTCAATTAATTTCTGAAGTTTTTGATTTTTTTCAATTTATATATCCCGTTAATAGAATTTTAGATATCTATTATAAAAACAGAGGAAGTATCGAAGGTCACTTAGAGCAACCTTTAACTAGTATAAAGAATCGTGCTACAAACTTACTGAAAGTAGCTAATACATTCAAAAATCAATTAAAAGAATTAGCTCAAGATAAGTTGCCAGAAAACGATCAAGTGATACAAGAACGTTTTAAAAAAGCTATCAATTATTTTTCTGATGAGACTAAAAGCAAGATTATAGATGAATATCAAAACTTTAGTTTTAGCACAGATAACAAAGCTTTAGATAAAGATATTAGCAAACAATTAGATACGATTGAAGAACTTATAGCAACTAAAAAACTCTATTTCTCTGAATTGAAAGATGGTTTTGAAGTCAATAAGTTTTTAGGATTAAGAGCAAAATCGGTTTTTTTAACTAAAGACCAACCTAAAAAGCTTAGAAAAACGGTGATTGATGTTACAACAAATATCGAGTTATTTGAACTGTTAAGAACCTTAAGAAACACACTAGCGCAAGAACATGATTTAATTCACTATCAAATATTCACCCAAAAATCACTTTACGAAATGTGTAAGACCTTACCAACGACCAAAAAGGAACTGTTACAAGTAAATGGTTTTGGTAAACTGCGGGTTGAAAAGTATGGAAACGATATTCTATCGGTAATCAAAGATTACTGTGAAGATAATGGTATTGACACTTCAGATGTTAGTCAATTTCAATTGGTAGAAGAAAAAAAGCCAAAACGAAAAAAAGGTGACACACAAAAAGAATCTCTAGCACTTTTTAAGGAAGGAAAAACAATAGAAGAAATTGCTCACCTTAGAGAATTAAATGAAAACACAATTTTTGGTCATTTAGCTAAATTTATTAAATCGGGTGAAATTAAAATTTATGATTTAATGCCAAAAGCGCATTATCAAGAATTAAAAAAATTGATACCAAAACATTCATTTGATACGCTTTCAGATTTAAAACATCAACTAGATGATAAATATAGTTATGGCGAAATCAGGTTAGTTTTAGAGGAGTTAAATTCATAA
- a CDS encoding acyl-CoA dehydrogenase, translated as MDFSLTEEHLMIRDAARDFAQTELLPGVIERDNTQTFPDELVRKMGELGFMGIMVDPKYGGSGMDTISYVLIMEELSKIDASASVMVSVNNSLVCYGLEAYGTEEQKQKYLTKLATGEQIGAFCLSEPEAGSDATSQTTTAIDKGDHYVINGTKNWITNGGRSDVYLVIAQTDREKGHRGINAFIVEKGMEGFDIGPKEDKLGIRGSDTHTLQFNDVKVPKENRIGEDGFGFKFAMKTLSGGRIGIAAQALGIASGAYELALKYSKERKAFGTEICNHQAVAFKLADMYTEIEAARMLVMKAAWDKDQGNNYDMASAMAKLYASKVAMEQTVEAVQIHGGNGFVKEYHVERLMRDAKITQIYEGTSEIQKIVISRGVIKG; from the coding sequence ATGGATTTTAGCTTAACTGAAGAACATTTAATGATTCGTGATGCGGCCAGAGATTTTGCTCAAACAGAATTACTTCCTGGTGTTATTGAACGTGATAATACACAAACTTTTCCGGACGAATTAGTTCGTAAAATGGGCGAATTAGGGTTTATGGGCATTATGGTAGACCCAAAGTATGGTGGTAGCGGTATGGATACAATTTCGTACGTGCTTATTATGGAGGAGCTTTCTAAAATTGATGCGTCTGCTTCTGTAATGGTTTCTGTAAATAATTCGTTGGTTTGTTATGGTCTTGAGGCTTATGGTACTGAAGAACAAAAACAAAAGTATTTAACAAAATTAGCTACTGGTGAGCAGATTGGTGCATTTTGCTTAAGTGAACCTGAGGCTGGTAGTGATGCAACATCACAAACAACAACTGCAATTGATAAAGGTGACCATTATGTAATTAATGGAACAAAAAATTGGATTACTAATGGAGGTAGATCTGATGTTTATTTAGTAATTGCACAAACAGACAGAGAAAAAGGACACAGAGGAATCAATGCTTTTATAGTTGAAAAAGGTATGGAAGGTTTTGATATTGGTCCTAAAGAAGATAAATTAGGCATTAGAGGAAGTGATACACACACACTTCAATTTAACGATGTTAAAGTACCAAAAGAAAACAGAATTGGTGAAGACGGATTTGGTTTTAAATTCGCAATGAAAACACTTTCAGGTGGACGTATTGGTATTGCTGCACAAGCTTTAGGTATTGCTTCTGGTGCTTACGAGCTTGCTTTAAAATATAGTAAAGAGCGTAAAGCTTTTGGTACTGAAATTTGCAACCATCAAGCAGTTGCTTTTAAACTTGCTGATATGTACACCGAAATTGAAGCTGCTCGTATGTTAGTAATGAAAGCGGCTTGGGACAAAGACCAAGGTAATAATTATGACATGGCAAGTGCTATGGCAAAATTATACGCTAGTAAAGTTGCAATGGAACAAACGGTAGAAGCTGTACAAATACACGGTGGAAATGGTTTTGTAAAAGAATACCACGTAGAGCGTTTAATGCGTGATGCAAAAATCACTCAAATTTATGAAGGCACTTCTGAAATCCAAAAAATTGTAATTTCTAGAGGTGTTATTAAAGGATAA
- a CDS encoding anhydro-N-acetylmuramic acid kinase has protein sequence MIKTEYKVVAVMSGTSLDGIDLMYASYNFHEDWSFKIYHAETLKYSTEWKTILSALVDNSLEELKELDFAYSEYLANAIKSFITKHNLSEIDFISSHGHTALHQPDKGLTYQIGNQQILADILNRKVICDYRVQDVEYGGQGAPLVPIGDKMLFYDYDYCLNLGGFANVSFEKSNRRIAFDICPINIVINHYASTINLEYDDRGKTASTGNVHQGLLHQLNQLEFYKQSAPKSLGLEWVKAHIFPTIDRFELKTRDILRTFTEHIVAQIALILKGKESKTLITGGGAYNDFLIEQLKLKTQSKIIISDNQIIEFKEALVFGLLGILRDRIEINCLKSVTGATRDHSSGKILYPNT, from the coding sequence ATGATAAAAACTGAATATAAAGTTGTTGCGGTAATGTCTGGAACGTCTTTGGATGGTATAGATCTTATGTATGCAAGTTATAATTTTCATGAGGATTGGAGCTTCAAAATTTATCATGCGGAAACACTAAAATATTCAACCGAATGGAAAACTATCCTAAGCGCTCTCGTAGACAATTCTCTCGAAGAATTAAAGGAATTAGATTTTGCCTATTCTGAATATTTGGCTAACGCGATAAAAAGTTTTATAACCAAGCACAATCTCAGTGAAATAGACTTTATATCTTCCCATGGACACACTGCATTGCATCAACCAGATAAAGGGCTAACCTATCAAATAGGTAATCAACAGATTTTGGCAGATATCCTTAATAGAAAAGTAATTTGCGATTATAGAGTGCAAGATGTTGAGTATGGTGGACAAGGGGCACCATTAGTACCAATAGGCGATAAAATGCTTTTTTATGATTATGATTACTGTTTAAATTTAGGTGGGTTTGCAAATGTTTCGTTTGAAAAAAGTAATAGGCGTATAGCCTTCGATATTTGTCCAATTAATATCGTAATTAATCATTATGCTTCTACAATTAATTTAGAGTATGATGACAGAGGAAAGACAGCCTCAACAGGTAATGTACACCAAGGTTTATTACACCAATTAAACCAACTTGAGTTTTATAAACAATCCGCACCAAAATCACTGGGTTTAGAATGGGTTAAAGCACACATCTTTCCAACTATAGATAGATTTGAACTTAAAACCAGAGATATATTAAGAACTTTTACAGAACATATTGTGGCACAGATAGCCTTAATTTTAAAAGGGAAAGAGTCGAAAACATTAATTACTGGAGGTGGAGCTTACAATGATTTTTTAATAGAACAACTTAAATTAAAAACCCAGTCCAAGATCATAATTTCTGATAACCAAATAATAGAATTTAAGGAGGCTTTAGTATTCGGTTTATTGGGCATTCTTAGAGATAGAATTGAAATTAATTGTCTTAAAAGCGTAACTGGGGCAACTAGAGATCATTCCTCGGGTAAAATTTTATATCCCAATACTTAA